A genomic window from Tenebrio molitor chromosome X, icTenMoli1.1, whole genome shotgun sequence includes:
- the LOC138139587 gene encoding semaphorin-1A-like isoform X2, producing the protein MSGFQLIFLRCSRSIVILIWSTCLVAVSHAWLPDSSSKLVNNFKSVSSISFTGNATFPDYFIVLNQDENSIAIGGRNRIYNLSIYDFHEKKEGRIDWPSSDAHGQLCILKGKTEDDCQNYIRILYYTEPGRLVVCGTNSYKPLCRTYTFKDAKYYVEKEVEGIGVCPYNPEHNSTSVQYNGQLFSATVADFSGGDPLIYREPQRTELFDLKQLNAPNFVSSLPYGDYIFFFYRETAVEYMNCGKVIYSRVARVCKDDKGGPHQSRDRWTSFLKARLNCSIPGEYPFYFDEIQSTSDIVEGRYNSEESKRIIYGIFTTPINAIGGSAICAYQMSDILRVFEGSFKHQESINSNWLPVPEDKVPQPRPGQCVRDSRILQDKNVNFIKTHSLMEEAVPALFGKPVLVRVSLQYRFTAITVEQQVKTINNQYLDVLYIGTDDGKVLKAVNIPNADSAKAIVISENTVLPHGAAVKQLKLAPGYGKIVVVGKDEVRLTTLNHCSTVTGCSECVELQDPHCAWDAKQNACVSIDVVTSYRFLIQDVVRGDKSKCWSSQTDKKTVIKSKLDSTAVEKEIIANSIDEKDIDSIDPLIRTGLDEDPECDPISENSVGGCAVRQQLVIYTAGTLHIVVVVVSIVGLFLGFIAGYLFSQKFHSHSQYPEAPFIEQHNHLESLQIKR; encoded by the exons ATGTCAGGTTTCCAATTGATCTTCCTGCGATGTAGTCGATCAATCGTTATCTTGATTTGGTCAACATGTTTGGTCGCGGTGAGCCACGCGTGGTTGCCGGACAGTTCTTCCAAACTGgtcaacaattttaaatcaGTCTCGAGCATAAGTTTCACCGGAAACGCGACCTTCCCCGATTATTTTATTGTCTTGAATCAAGACGAAAACTCCATTGCGATAGGTGGTAGGAATAGGATATACAATCTAAGCATATACGATTTCCACGAAAAGAAGGAGGGTAGGATTGACTGGCCGTCGTCCGACGCACACGGCCAGTTGTGCATATTGAAGGGAAAAACTGAAGACGACTGCCAAAATTACATTAGAATCCTTTACTACACCGAACCTGGAAGACTGGTTGTTTGTGGGACCAATTCGTACAAACCCCTGTGCCGGACCTACACCTTCAAG GATGCGAAGTACTACGTCGAAAAAGAGGTGGAAGGGATAGGAGTGTGTCCGTACAACCCGGAGCACAACAGCACGTCAGTCCAGTACAACGGTCAGTTATTTTCTGCGACTGTTGCGGATTTTTCCGGGGGCGACCCTTTGATATACAGGGAGCCCCAACGAACGGAACTCTTTGATCTCAAACAGCTGAACG CTCCAAATTTCGTAAGTTCGCTGCCTTACGGGGACTACATATTTTTCTTCTACAGAGAGACCGCCGTGGAGTACATGAATTGCGGAAAA GTGATCTACTCGAGGGTAGCCCGAGTTTGCAAGGACGACAAGGGTGGTCCTCACCAGTCGAGAGACCGATGGACGTCGTTCCTGAAAGCGCGGCTGAACTGTTCGATTCCGGGAGAATATCCGTTCTACTTCGACGAGATTC AATCGACAAGCGACATCGTGGAAGGGCGGTACAACTCCGAAGAAAGCAAAAGGATCATTTACGGGATATTCACGACCCCGATCAACGCGATTGGCGGTTCGGCGATCTGCGCCTACCAAATGAGCGACATCTTGCGCGTCTTCGAGGGTAGCTTCAAGCACCAAGAGAGCATTAACTCGAACTGGCTTCCGGTACCGGAAGACAAAGTGCCGCAACCGCGACCCGGCCAGTGCGTCAGGGACAGTCGCATTTTACAAGACAAGAACGTCAACTTCATCAAAACGCACTCTCTGATGGAAGAAGCCGTTCCGGCGCTCTTCGGCAAACCAGTTTTGGTCAGAGTGAGTCTCCAGTATCGGTTTACGGCGATAACCGTCGAGCAGCAAGTCAAGACCATCAATAACCAATATCTGGACGTGCTCTACATCGGGACAG ACGACGGGAAAGTCTTGAAGGCGGTCAACATACCCAACGCGGACTCGGCGAAGGCGATCGTCATCTCCGAAAATACGGTCCTGCCCCACGGCGCCGCCGTCAAACAACTGAAACTGGCTCCCGGGTACGGGAAGATCGTCGTCGTCGGAAAAGACGAAGTGAGGCTCACCACTTTGAACCATTGCTCCACTGTCACGGGATGCAG CGAGTGCGTCGAGCTGCAAGACCCTCATTGCGCTTGGGACGCCAAACAAAACGCGTGTGTCAGTATAGACGTCGTCACGTCTTACCGATTCCTGATCCAAGATGTGGTCCGAGGAGACAAGAGCAAGTGTTGGTCCTCTCAGACAG ACAAGAAGACTGTGATCAAAAGTAAGCTCGACAGTACAGCTGTCGAGAAGGAGATCATCGCGAATTCGATCGACGAGAAGGACATCGATTCGATCGACCCGCTGATCCGAACGGGCCTGGACGAAGATCCCGAGTGCGATCCGATCAGCGAGAACAGCGTCGGTGGGTGCGCCGTCCGACAGCAACTGGTCATTTACACGGCGGGAACCTTGCATATTGTCGTGGTCGTGGTCAGCATCGTGGGCTTGTTTCTCGGTTTCATAGCGGGATACCTGTTTTCGCAAAAGTTTCACTCGCACTCGCAGTACCCGGAAGCCCCCTTCATCGAACAGCACAACCATCTGGAAAG TTTGCAGATTAAGCGCTAA
- the LOC138139588 gene encoding E3 ubiquitin-protein ligase MSL2-like isoform X4, with protein sequence MNSTSLYVTTNQIILKSNPSNPNTWQDLYRLVPYLRNSLCCVVCGNLLVDPLTPAVGRCQHHLCRRCIGGRKKIKPACLWCKDCSDYSDNKNLRILLQCYKKMCIALVKSGIFKGLLEQAAKKQTATGVERGAGNLIGLIREGAAFQDDYESKGGLPKSTYSILPCVYTNSSTQTLQLANVNNTKNVINSSLNKNRTSLYSVMFAGTGNKITIKRKSKEITDSKPKTVQVKKDIADKSVFKKPPAKCSAKPKRGCRCGNATLTPGKLTCCGQRCPCYVDSKPCVECKCRGCRNPHRPDGNKN encoded by the exons atgaattcaaCAAGTTTATATGTGACAACAAATCAAATAATACTGAAATCAAATCCTAGTAATCCCAACACTTGGCAAGATCTGTATCGCTTGGTACCCTATTTGAGAAACTCTTTATGCTGTGTTGTTTGTGGAAATTTGTTGGTGGACCCTTTAACTCCAGCTGTTGGCCGTTGTCAACATCACCTTTGTAGAAGATGCATCGGTGGAcgcaagaaaataaaaccggCGTGTTTATGGTGTAAAGACTGTAGTGACTACAGTGACAATAAGAATCTACGTATTCTACTCCAGTGTTACAAGAAGATGTGCATAGCGTTAGTCAAATCCGGGATATTTAAGGGACTTTTAGAGCAAGCGGCTAAAAAACAGACTGCGACGGGCGTAGAAAGAGGTGCGGGAAATCTAATCGGGTTAATCAGGGAAGGCGCCGCCTTCCAAGATGATTATGAAAGTAAAGGGGGTTTACCAAAGTCAACGTACAGCATTTTACCATGCGTGTACACAAATTCTTCAACACAGACACTCCAGTTAGCAAATGTGAACAATACAAAAAACGTTATAAACTCTAGTTTAAACAAAAATCGGACGTCGTTATATTCAGTGATGTTTGCCGGGACGGGGAATAAAATTACcatcaaaagaaaatcgaAGGAGATCACAGACAGTAAACCAAAGACAGTTCAAGTTAAAAAAGATATAGCAGACAAG tcagtatttaaaaaaccaccaGCTAAATGTTCAGCAAAACCAAAAAGGGGTTGCAGATGTGGCAACGCAACTTTGACGCCTGGCAAATTAACGTGTTGCGGCCAACGGTGTCCCTGTTACGTAGACAGCAAGCCGTGCGTCGAATGTAAGTGCAGAGGTTGTCGAAATCCCCACAGACCCGATGGAAATAAA AACTGA
- the LOC138139587 gene encoding semaphorin-1A-like isoform X1: MSGFQLIFLRCSRSIVILIWSTCLVAVSHAWLPDSSSKLVNNFKSVSSISFTGNATFPDYFIVLNQDENSIAIGGRNRIYNLSIYDFHEKKEGRIDWPSSDAHGQLCILKGKTEDDCQNYIRILYYTEPGRLVVCGTNSYKPLCRTYTFKDAKYYVEKEVEGIGVCPYNPEHNSTSVQYNGQLFSATVADFSGGDPLIYREPQRTELFDLKQLNAPNFVSSLPYGDYIFFFYRETAVEYMNCGKVIYSRVARVCKDDKGGPHQSRDRWTSFLKARLNCSIPGEYPFYFDEIQSTSDIVEGRYNSEESKRIIYGIFTTPINAIGGSAICAYQMSDILRVFEGSFKHQESINSNWLPVPEDKVPQPRPGQCVRDSRILQDKNVNFIKTHSLMEEAVPALFGKPVLVRVSLQYRFTAITVEQQVKTINNQYLDVLYIGTDDGKVLKAVNIPNADSAKAIVISENTVLPHGAAVKQLKLAPGYGKIVVVGKDEVRLTTLNHCSTVTGCSECVELQDPHCAWDAKQNACVSIDVVTSYRFLIQDVVRGDKSKCWSSQTDKKTVIKSKLDSTAVEKEIIANSIDEKDIDSIDPLIRTGLDEDPECDPISENSVGGCAVRQQLVIYTAGTLHIVVVVVSIVGLFLGFIAGYLFSQKFHSHSQYPEAPFIEQHNHLERLSANQTGYLTPRANKAVNLVVNVASSTPPPKKDNLDVGKDLNIASDGTLQKIKKTYI, from the exons ATGTCAGGTTTCCAATTGATCTTCCTGCGATGTAGTCGATCAATCGTTATCTTGATTTGGTCAACATGTTTGGTCGCGGTGAGCCACGCGTGGTTGCCGGACAGTTCTTCCAAACTGgtcaacaattttaaatcaGTCTCGAGCATAAGTTTCACCGGAAACGCGACCTTCCCCGATTATTTTATTGTCTTGAATCAAGACGAAAACTCCATTGCGATAGGTGGTAGGAATAGGATATACAATCTAAGCATATACGATTTCCACGAAAAGAAGGAGGGTAGGATTGACTGGCCGTCGTCCGACGCACACGGCCAGTTGTGCATATTGAAGGGAAAAACTGAAGACGACTGCCAAAATTACATTAGAATCCTTTACTACACCGAACCTGGAAGACTGGTTGTTTGTGGGACCAATTCGTACAAACCCCTGTGCCGGACCTACACCTTCAAG GATGCGAAGTACTACGTCGAAAAAGAGGTGGAAGGGATAGGAGTGTGTCCGTACAACCCGGAGCACAACAGCACGTCAGTCCAGTACAACGGTCAGTTATTTTCTGCGACTGTTGCGGATTTTTCCGGGGGCGACCCTTTGATATACAGGGAGCCCCAACGAACGGAACTCTTTGATCTCAAACAGCTGAACG CTCCAAATTTCGTAAGTTCGCTGCCTTACGGGGACTACATATTTTTCTTCTACAGAGAGACCGCCGTGGAGTACATGAATTGCGGAAAA GTGATCTACTCGAGGGTAGCCCGAGTTTGCAAGGACGACAAGGGTGGTCCTCACCAGTCGAGAGACCGATGGACGTCGTTCCTGAAAGCGCGGCTGAACTGTTCGATTCCGGGAGAATATCCGTTCTACTTCGACGAGATTC AATCGACAAGCGACATCGTGGAAGGGCGGTACAACTCCGAAGAAAGCAAAAGGATCATTTACGGGATATTCACGACCCCGATCAACGCGATTGGCGGTTCGGCGATCTGCGCCTACCAAATGAGCGACATCTTGCGCGTCTTCGAGGGTAGCTTCAAGCACCAAGAGAGCATTAACTCGAACTGGCTTCCGGTACCGGAAGACAAAGTGCCGCAACCGCGACCCGGCCAGTGCGTCAGGGACAGTCGCATTTTACAAGACAAGAACGTCAACTTCATCAAAACGCACTCTCTGATGGAAGAAGCCGTTCCGGCGCTCTTCGGCAAACCAGTTTTGGTCAGAGTGAGTCTCCAGTATCGGTTTACGGCGATAACCGTCGAGCAGCAAGTCAAGACCATCAATAACCAATATCTGGACGTGCTCTACATCGGGACAG ACGACGGGAAAGTCTTGAAGGCGGTCAACATACCCAACGCGGACTCGGCGAAGGCGATCGTCATCTCCGAAAATACGGTCCTGCCCCACGGCGCCGCCGTCAAACAACTGAAACTGGCTCCCGGGTACGGGAAGATCGTCGTCGTCGGAAAAGACGAAGTGAGGCTCACCACTTTGAACCATTGCTCCACTGTCACGGGATGCAG CGAGTGCGTCGAGCTGCAAGACCCTCATTGCGCTTGGGACGCCAAACAAAACGCGTGTGTCAGTATAGACGTCGTCACGTCTTACCGATTCCTGATCCAAGATGTGGTCCGAGGAGACAAGAGCAAGTGTTGGTCCTCTCAGACAG ACAAGAAGACTGTGATCAAAAGTAAGCTCGACAGTACAGCTGTCGAGAAGGAGATCATCGCGAATTCGATCGACGAGAAGGACATCGATTCGATCGACCCGCTGATCCGAACGGGCCTGGACGAAGATCCCGAGTGCGATCCGATCAGCGAGAACAGCGTCGGTGGGTGCGCCGTCCGACAGCAACTGGTCATTTACACGGCGGGAACCTTGCATATTGTCGTGGTCGTGGTCAGCATCGTGGGCTTGTTTCTCGGTTTCATAGCGGGATACCTGTTTTCGCAAAAGTTTCACTCGCACTCGCAGTACCCGGAAGCCCCCTTCATCGAACAGCACAACCATCTGGAAAG ATTAAGCGCTAATCAGACTGGATACTTGACCCCCAGGGCGAACAAGGCGGTCAATTTGGTCGTGAACGTGGCGAGCAGCACGCCGCCCCCGAAGAAGGACAACCTGGACGTCGGCAAGGACCTCAATATTGCTAGTGACGGGACTTTGCAAAAGATTAAGAAGACTTATATTTAA
- the LOC138139588 gene encoding E3 ubiquitin-protein ligase MSL2-like isoform X1 — MNSTSLYVTTNQIILKSNPSNPNTWQDLYRLVPYLRNSLCCVVCGNLLVDPLTPAVGRCQHHLCRRCIGGRKKIKPACLWCKDCSDYSDNKNLRILLQCYKKMCIALVKSGIFKGLLEQAAKKQTATGVERGAGNLIGLIREGAAFQDDYESKGGLPKSTYSILPCVYTNSSTQTLQLANVNNTKNVINSSLNKNRTSLYSVMFAGTGNKITIKRKSKEITDSKPKTVQVKKDIADKSVFKKPPAKCSAKPKRGCRCGNATLTPGKLTCCGQRCPCYVDSKPCVECKCRGCRNPHRPDGNKVRPLIPQMQQVQYQLPQNYSHQPVLEQQIIPNIEIENFKVESPYTYDQLNQQFTTYNVVGVPVTTNLLLKNPVLDEEDDGDDDEDDVSNEDSEIVVDV, encoded by the exons atgaattcaaCAAGTTTATATGTGACAACAAATCAAATAATACTGAAATCAAATCCTAGTAATCCCAACACTTGGCAAGATCTGTATCGCTTGGTACCCTATTTGAGAAACTCTTTATGCTGTGTTGTTTGTGGAAATTTGTTGGTGGACCCTTTAACTCCAGCTGTTGGCCGTTGTCAACATCACCTTTGTAGAAGATGCATCGGTGGAcgcaagaaaataaaaccggCGTGTTTATGGTGTAAAGACTGTAGTGACTACAGTGACAATAAGAATCTACGTATTCTACTCCAGTGTTACAAGAAGATGTGCATAGCGTTAGTCAAATCCGGGATATTTAAGGGACTTTTAGAGCAAGCGGCTAAAAAACAGACTGCGACGGGCGTAGAAAGAGGTGCGGGAAATCTAATCGGGTTAATCAGGGAAGGCGCCGCCTTCCAAGATGATTATGAAAGTAAAGGGGGTTTACCAAAGTCAACGTACAGCATTTTACCATGCGTGTACACAAATTCTTCAACACAGACACTCCAGTTAGCAAATGTGAACAATACAAAAAACGTTATAAACTCTAGTTTAAACAAAAATCGGACGTCGTTATATTCAGTGATGTTTGCCGGGACGGGGAATAAAATTACcatcaaaagaaaatcgaAGGAGATCACAGACAGTAAACCAAAGACAGTTCAAGTTAAAAAAGATATAGCAGACAAG tcagtatttaaaaaaccaccaGCTAAATGTTCAGCAAAACCAAAAAGGGGTTGCAGATGTGGCAACGCAACTTTGACGCCTGGCAAATTAACGTGTTGCGGCCAACGGTGTCCCTGTTACGTAGACAGCAAGCCGTGCGTCGAATGTAAGTGCAGAGGTTGTCGAAATCCCCACAGACCCGATGGAAATAAA GTCAGGCCACTTATACCTCAAATGCAACAAGTACAATATCAATTACCTCAAAATTACTCACACCAACCAGTCTTAGAGCAGCAAATAATACCTAATATTGAGATAGAAAATTTTAAGGTGGAGTCCCCCTACACCTACGATCAACTCAATCAACAGTTCACAACATATAATG TTGTTGGCGTTCCTGTTACCACGAATCTTTTACTGAAAAATCCAGTTTTAGATGAAGAAGATGATGGTGATGATGATGAAGATGATGTATCTAATGAAGATTCAGAAATCGTGGTAGATGTTTGA
- the LOC138139588 gene encoding E3 ubiquitin-protein ligase MSL2-like isoform X2: MNSTSLYVTTNQIILKSNPSNPNTWQDLYRLVPYLRNSLCCVVCGNLLVDPLTPAVGRCQHHLCRRCIGGRKKIKPACLWCKDCSDYSDNKNLRILLQCYKKMCIALVKSGIFKGLLEQAAKKQTATGVERGAGNLIGLIREGAAFQDDYESKGGLPKSTYSILPCVYTNSSTQTLQLANVNNTKNVINSSLNKNRTSLYSVMFAGTGNKITIKRKSKEITDSKPKTVQVKKDIADKSVFKKPPAKCSAKPKRGCRCGNATLTPGKLTCCGQRCPCYVDSKPCVECKCRGCRNPHRPDGNKVESPYTYDQLNQQFTTYNVVGVPVTTNLLLKNPVLDEEDDGDDDEDDVSNEDSEIVVDV, from the exons atgaattcaaCAAGTTTATATGTGACAACAAATCAAATAATACTGAAATCAAATCCTAGTAATCCCAACACTTGGCAAGATCTGTATCGCTTGGTACCCTATTTGAGAAACTCTTTATGCTGTGTTGTTTGTGGAAATTTGTTGGTGGACCCTTTAACTCCAGCTGTTGGCCGTTGTCAACATCACCTTTGTAGAAGATGCATCGGTGGAcgcaagaaaataaaaccggCGTGTTTATGGTGTAAAGACTGTAGTGACTACAGTGACAATAAGAATCTACGTATTCTACTCCAGTGTTACAAGAAGATGTGCATAGCGTTAGTCAAATCCGGGATATTTAAGGGACTTTTAGAGCAAGCGGCTAAAAAACAGACTGCGACGGGCGTAGAAAGAGGTGCGGGAAATCTAATCGGGTTAATCAGGGAAGGCGCCGCCTTCCAAGATGATTATGAAAGTAAAGGGGGTTTACCAAAGTCAACGTACAGCATTTTACCATGCGTGTACACAAATTCTTCAACACAGACACTCCAGTTAGCAAATGTGAACAATACAAAAAACGTTATAAACTCTAGTTTAAACAAAAATCGGACGTCGTTATATTCAGTGATGTTTGCCGGGACGGGGAATAAAATTACcatcaaaagaaaatcgaAGGAGATCACAGACAGTAAACCAAAGACAGTTCAAGTTAAAAAAGATATAGCAGACAAG tcagtatttaaaaaaccaccaGCTAAATGTTCAGCAAAACCAAAAAGGGGTTGCAGATGTGGCAACGCAACTTTGACGCCTGGCAAATTAACGTGTTGCGGCCAACGGTGTCCCTGTTACGTAGACAGCAAGCCGTGCGTCGAATGTAAGTGCAGAGGTTGTCGAAATCCCCACAGACCCGATGGAAATAAA GTGGAGTCCCCCTACACCTACGATCAACTCAATCAACAGTTCACAACATATAATG TTGTTGGCGTTCCTGTTACCACGAATCTTTTACTGAAAAATCCAGTTTTAGATGAAGAAGATGATGGTGATGATGATGAAGATGATGTATCTAATGAAGATTCAGAAATCGTGGTAGATGTTTGA
- the LOC138139586 gene encoding FHIP family protein AGAP011705 has translation MRSIAMDKLRSYILNKQPRALMSSTEEECDPQACYDSFKEHWHQALKIINRTRQLPKHDDVLGVVNHLEQMVTLLLYDVKKIDQLRVPISSSSQCLEHMMNENILDKLFEWGVRAGKYKNAVSCEQLKLYEVLISRSRHVLLVHEPFLRPMLKLLTSCKDDLFSKEIEKLLVDLLNQLCALLMQNTDLIDLFFQTSDNKSRFIIFLLLIPFVHREDSIGMRARDGLLLCMSLSKKNKNVATYIVEHSNFAVLAATGLNGLYSLLPNVLDDTSVPDWRRLTPDDVNDIKGLSTFVTSLEFSNAVAQVAHPTIRKQLQEFLFGGFLVPVLGPALLQTNVNEQVAATAYLELILRTLTQPGLLYALLKFLINMDYDGHRLLEILIQRINSDGELCLVSLSLFETMVNLNCEDIMLELVFQHLQPCLHLMLSQRRMLLPLDPHCQSFEKLLNLAPTCCDLPSSPRSDNIHWNHYGGQQSLCGKYHAYLYDARTKIGSCQSACSSWNNTYTGCDEIVQDLTTTEENCNSFSSFGESSGYESLKLKVEDSNDDSTVPIWQISSNRIRKNNFSPVDSGDHLNSSGSAGPFLTIILEKLKKFLSNSFYTNLHVTGLISRLAVYPQPLLRTYLLDDSLVLQPNVPSLFQIIGSLKQNVDEYMSRRSDGASLVKFAKDFLVDRETRLINARRNTLEKSNSFNAEPEPFQRNEPKRRSLNLPSISSMFGRRPSQIAENSVAMMPTSEEYSCNLLYPKFNEPQHVALCAVLLDEWVKELAALAQEHTIAQLAALFK, from the exons ATGAGATCTATCGCGATGGACAAGTTACGCagttacattttaaataagcAGCCCAGGGCTTTGATGAGCAGCACCGAAGAAGAATGCGACCCACAGGCCTGTTACGACAGTTTCAAGGAGCACTGGCATCAAGCATTGAAAATCATAAACCGCACACGG CAATTACCAAAACACGACGACGTCCTCGGCGTCGTCAATCACCTAGAACAGATGGTGACGCTGCTCTTGTACGACGTCAAGAAAATAGACCAGCTACGAGTGCCGATTTCGTCCTCCTCCCAATGCTTGGAGCACAtgatgaacgaaaacatcttAGACAAGCTGTTCGAGTGGGGCGTCCGCGCCGGAAA ATACAAGAACGCGGTGAGTTGCGAGCAGTTGAAATTGTATGAAGTTTTGATCAGTCGGTCGCGACACGTCTTGTTGGTTCACGAGCCGTTTCTCAGGCCGATGCTGAAGCTCCTGACGTCATGCAAAGACGACCTGTTTTCCaaagaaatagaaaaattgctGGTCGACTTGTTGAACCAGTTGTGCGCACTGTTGATGCAAAACACCGATTTGATAGACCTCTTTTTTCAGACGAGCGACAACAAATCGAG gtttatcatttttttgcTGTTGATTCCGTTCGTCCACCGAGAGGATTCGATAGGGATGCGAGCCAGAGACGGTCTGTTGTTGTGCATGTCGCTGtcgaaaaagaacaaaaacgtCGCCACTTACATAGTGGAACACTCAAATTTTGCCGTTTTAGCCGCGACCGGTCTAAACGGTCTGTATTCGTTGTTACCAAATGTTTTAGACGATACATCTGTACCTGACTGGCGGCGATTGACTCCGGACGACGTGAACGACATCAAGGGCTTGTCGACGTTCGTCACGTCTTTAGAATTTAGTAACGCTGTAGCGCAAGTGGCACATCCGACGATTAGGAAACAATTACAAGAATTCTTATTTGGCGGTTTTCTTGTACCCGTTTTGGGTCCCGCTCTTTTGCAAACTAACGTAAACGAGCAAGTCGCGGCTACTGCCTatttagaattaattttacgCACACTTACGCAACCGGGTCTTCTCTACGCTTTGTTAAAATTTCTCATTAATATGGACTACGACGGCCACAGACTTTTGGAGATCTTGATACAACGAATTAATTCTGACGGCGAATTGTGTCTAGTTTCGCTATCCCTCTTCGAAACCATGGTCAATCTGAATTGCGAAGACATAATGCTCGAGTTGGTGTTCCAACACTTGCAACCGTGTCTCCACTTGATGTTGTCCCAAAGGAGGATGTTGCTGCCGTTAGATCCTCACTGTCAGAGTTTCGAAAAATTGCTTAATCTAGCTCCGACGTGTTGCGACTTGCCGAGCTCTCCCAGGAGCGACAACATTCACTGGAACCACTACGGCGGACAGCAGAGTTTGTGTGGAAAGTACCACGCATATCTGTACGACGCCAGGACTAAAATTGGCTCCTGTCAGTCTGCGTGTTCGTCCTGGAACAACACGTACACGGGCTGCGACGAAATTGTTCAAGATCTCACCACCACAG AAGAAAATTGTAATAGTTTCTCGTCATTCGGGGAGAGCAGCGGCTACGAAAGTCTTAAATTGAAAGTGGAAGATTCCAACGACGACTCGACCGTACCGATTTGGCAGATATCGTCCAACCGAATcaggaaaaataatttctcaCCGGTAGACTCCGGCGATCATTTGAATAGTTCCGGAAGCGCCGGACCGTTCCTCACGATTATCttagaaaaattgaaaaaattcttgTCGAATTCGTTTTACACGAACTTGCACGTGACCGGCCTGATATCGAGGTTGGCGGTTTATCCTCAGCCGCTCCTCAGGACTTACCTCTTGGACGACAGTCTGGTGTTGCAACCGAACGTGCCATCGTTATTTCAA ATTATTGGATCGTTGAAACAAAACGTGGATGAGTACATGAGCAGACGCAGCGACGGTGCGAGTCTGGTCAAGTTCGCCAAGGACTTCCTCGTCGACAGAGAAACGAGACTAATAAACGCCAGAAGAAACACGTTGGAGAAGTCGAATTCGTTCAACGCCGAACCGGAGCCGTTCCAAAGGAACGAGCCCAAACGAAGGAGCTTAAATCTACCGTCCATCAGCAGCATGTTCGGACGCCGGCCAAGTCAGATCGCCGAAAACAGCGTCGCGATGATGCCCACTTCGGAGGAGTATAGTTGCAACTTGCTCTATCCAAAATTCAACGAGCCACAACACGTCGCGCTGTGCGCGGTTTTGTTGGACGAGTGGGTCAAGGAACTCGCTGCTCTAGCTCAAGAACACACAATAGCCCAACTTGCCGCCCTCTTCAAGTAG
- the LOC138139588 gene encoding E3 ubiquitin-protein ligase MSL2-like isoform X3 → MNSTSLYVTTNQIILKSNPSNPNTWQDLYRLVPYLRNSLCCVVCGNLLVDPLTPAVGRCQHHLCRRCIGGRKKIKPACLWCKDCSDYSDNKNLRILLQCYKKMCIALVKSGIFKGLLEQAAKKQTATGVERGAGNLIGLIREGAAFQDDYESKGGLPKSTYSILPCVYTNSSTQTLQLANVNNTKNVINSSLNKNRTSLYSVMFAGTGNKITIKRKSKEITDSKPKTVQVKKDIADKSVFKKPPAKCSAKPKRGCRCGNATLTPGKLTCCGQRCPCYVDSKPCVECKCRGCRNPHRPDGNKKILRWSPPTPTINSINSSQHIMLLAFLLPRIFY, encoded by the exons atgaattcaaCAAGTTTATATGTGACAACAAATCAAATAATACTGAAATCAAATCCTAGTAATCCCAACACTTGGCAAGATCTGTATCGCTTGGTACCCTATTTGAGAAACTCTTTATGCTGTGTTGTTTGTGGAAATTTGTTGGTGGACCCTTTAACTCCAGCTGTTGGCCGTTGTCAACATCACCTTTGTAGAAGATGCATCGGTGGAcgcaagaaaataaaaccggCGTGTTTATGGTGTAAAGACTGTAGTGACTACAGTGACAATAAGAATCTACGTATTCTACTCCAGTGTTACAAGAAGATGTGCATAGCGTTAGTCAAATCCGGGATATTTAAGGGACTTTTAGAGCAAGCGGCTAAAAAACAGACTGCGACGGGCGTAGAAAGAGGTGCGGGAAATCTAATCGGGTTAATCAGGGAAGGCGCCGCCTTCCAAGATGATTATGAAAGTAAAGGGGGTTTACCAAAGTCAACGTACAGCATTTTACCATGCGTGTACACAAATTCTTCAACACAGACACTCCAGTTAGCAAATGTGAACAATACAAAAAACGTTATAAACTCTAGTTTAAACAAAAATCGGACGTCGTTATATTCAGTGATGTTTGCCGGGACGGGGAATAAAATTACcatcaaaagaaaatcgaAGGAGATCACAGACAGTAAACCAAAGACAGTTCAAGTTAAAAAAGATATAGCAGACAAG tcagtatttaaaaaaccaccaGCTAAATGTTCAGCAAAACCAAAAAGGGGTTGCAGATGTGGCAACGCAACTTTGACGCCTGGCAAATTAACGTGTTGCGGCCAACGGTGTCCCTGTTACGTAGACAGCAAGCCGTGCGTCGAATGTAAGTGCAGAGGTTGTCGAAATCCCCACAGACCCGATGGAAATAAA AAAATTTTAAGGTGGAGTCCCCCTACACCTACGATCAACTCAATCAACAGTTCACAACATATAATG TTGTTGGCGTTCCTGTTACCACGAATCTTTTACTGA